AGTCTTTGCCGCTGGAAGAGCTTATGACCAGGTGAGAAACTCCATTGGCTATCCACACCTAAATGTCAAGATTGGAGCATCACATGCAGGTGTATCAATTGGCGAAGATGGTGCATCTCATCAGATGCTTGAAGATATAGCATTGATGAGAGTAATTCCTGGGATGGTAGTGCTCTCTCCTTCTGATGCAGCATCCACGTATGAATGTGTAAGGCTTGCAATCGAGCATGAAGGCCCTGTTTATATTCGTTTGGGAAGACTTGGGGTTGAGGAGATTTACAAGAAAGGTGAACTAAAACTTGAGCTTGGGAAAGGTATTGTTCTGCAAAAAGGTACAGACGTTGGAATTTTGGCAACAGGGCTGATGGTCCATGAAGCTATAAAAGCTGCAAAGATGCTCCAGGATGAGGGAATTTCGGTATATCTTGTTGATATGCCATGCATAAAGCCAATTGATATTGATTTGATTTTAGATGTTGCAAAAATGACTGGCTGCATTGTCACAGCAGAAGAGCACAATATCTTGGGCGGTTTTGGAAGTGCTGTGTCTGAGGTTTTAATTCAAAATTATCCTATACCTGTTAAGATGGTTGGAGTAAATGATGAGTTTGGAAGGTCAGGAAAGCCTGAGGATGTTTTGAAATACTACAGGCTCACAGCAGAAGAGATTGTAAATAAAGCAAAA
This Caldicellulosiruptor changbaiensis DNA region includes the following protein-coding sequences:
- a CDS encoding transketolase family protein, coding for MAKIATREAYGQALAEFGEVYKDIVVLDADLSKSTRTEIFKKKFPDRFFNIGIAEQDLMATAAGLATCGKIPFASTFAVFAAGRAYDQVRNSIGYPHLNVKIGASHAGVSIGEDGASHQMLEDIALMRVIPGMVVLSPSDAASTYECVRLAIEHEGPVYIRLGRLGVEEIYKKGELKLELGKGIVLQKGTDVGILATGLMVHEAIKAAKMLQDEGISVYLVDMPCIKPIDIDLILDVAKMTGCIVTAEEHNILGGFGSAVSEVLIQNYPIPVKMVGVNDEFGRSGKPEDVLKYYRLTAEEIVNKAKEVMKMKK